The following proteins come from a genomic window of Candidatus Thermoplasmatota archaeon:
- a CDS encoding cold shock domain-containing protein: protein MEGTVKRWMLSYGFIGAEGMGRDIFVHQSDVKSNTPLKEGQKVKFDVKDEPKGPKAINVEVIG, encoded by the coding sequence ATGGAAGGAACAGTTAAAAGGTGGATGCTATCCTATGGATTCATCGGAGCAGAAGGAATGGGAAGAGATATTTTTGTCCATCAGTCGGATGTAAAATCCAATACGCCGCTGAAAGAGGGGCAAAAAGTAAAGTTCGATGTAAAGGATGAGCCAAAAGGCCCAAAAGCAATAAATGTTGAAGTAATAGGATAA
- the rpl18a gene encoding 50S ribosomal protein L18Ae gives MKKKAYRVEGKFYMKNTWQPFKKEIASSSKAKAKEKIVSIIGSNHRAKRKMIKIEEVKELSPDEVENLVVQYLIGH, from the coding sequence ATGAAAAAAAAGGCATATAGGGTAGAAGGAAAATTTTATATGAAAAATACCTGGCAGCCGTTTAAAAAAGAAATAGCGAGCAGCAGCAAAGCCAAGGCAAAAGAGAAAATTGTATCTATAATTGGTAGCAACCATCGGGCAAAAAGAAAAATGATAAAGATAGAGGAAGTAAAAGAGTTGTCACCCGATGAAGTAGAGAATCTTGTAGTACAATATTTAATTGGGCATTAA
- the purS gene encoding phosphoribosylformylglycinamidine synthase subunit PurS produces the protein MFKVRIEIRLKKGISDPEGKNILKTLHLLGFGEVRDVKMAKVTELFMEGEDEKDIRNKAKAMCQRLLTNPVIHDYEITVGEEIDD, from the coding sequence ATGTTCAAGGTGAGGATAGAAATAAGGCTTAAGAAAGGGATTTCGGACCCTGAGGGAAAGAACATCTTAAAAACATTGCATCTCCTTGGTTTTGGCGAAGTCAGGGATGTAAAAATGGCTAAAGTTACAGAATTGTTTATGGAAGGCGAAGATGAAAAGGATATCAGAAATAAAGCAAAAGCGATGTGCCAGCGCCTCCTTACAAATCCAGTTATACATGATTACGAAATAACGGTTGGAGAGGAAATAGATGACTGA
- the pfdA gene encoding prefoldin subunit alpha: MGAEEDDRKNILLLQEYQEKMDVVYQQVRLMEELLGEYRRVKSALEEISRTEKGRELLVPLGGNVFIHASIEDTSKVMTGVGGGVVTEKPIGKAMTFVDKKIDEFLKEEDKLIQISENIKVKVEELSRKLRKGEGKD, from the coding sequence ATGGGAGCAGAAGAGGACGATAGAAAAAATATACTTCTCCTGCAGGAATACCAGGAAAAAATGGATGTGGTATACCAACAAGTTAGACTTATGGAAGAATTGCTGGGGGAATATAGAAGGGTGAAGTCAGCACTTGAAGAGATATCGAGAACAGAAAAAGGGAGGGAATTGCTTGTGCCTCTTGGAGGAAATGTTTTTATTCATGCCTCTATTGAAGACACTTCGAAAGTTATGACGGGCGTAGGGGGCGGGGTGGTCACCGAAAAGCCCATAGGCAAGGCAATGACATTTGTGGACAAAAAAATAGATGAATTTCTTAAAGAAGAGGACAAACTTATACAAATCTCCGAGAATATAAAAGTGAAGGTGGAGGAGCTATCTAGGAAGTTACGGAAAGGCGAGGGAAAGGATTGA
- the purL gene encoding phosphoribosylformylglycinamidine synthase subunit PurL — translation MTEEFFHNVHKINLSSANDEELMAISRDMGLALSLDEMKRIKEYFNKRRRNPTDLELQALGQAWSEHCCYKSSEVVLKENIYGIEEEKIAAREDAGVIKFDDEHYYVVALESHNHPSAIEPYGGAATGIGGIVRDVLCMGAQPVALVDPLFFGTLNYDYKKLPKGVKHPRYLFKRVVEGIRDYGNRIGIPTVSGQVYFHDGYIGNCLVNVGCIGIVKKKNLIHSRVKNPGDIYVYAGGRTGRDGIHGVTFASEELKEESEEKSISAVQLGDPITKEPLIHACLECTEEGIVEGMKDMGGGGLSCVCGELAYDAGYGVEIHLDRIPLKEEDMAPWEIWVSESQERMMLTVKEENVEKALSIFEKWDVEAVPVGRVIKEPFVRVFYKGKMVGELDLRFQVAGPLYKRPWKKPVSKERNDPDFDMPDVEKMLLKILSSLNASSREWIIRQYDFEVRGNTSIKPLQGEIGRQTHGDAAVIKPLCDSYKGLAITSDVNPYFMSMNPYPGARSAVDEACRNLAAVGAHPDSIGDCLNFGNPEKPERMGELYEATRGLAEMARSLRLPFISGNVSLYNETADGSVPPTPTIMGIGIVDDIRKCVTSNFKVDGNIIYLVGTTNKEMGGSEYYQAMNMPGGKVPGSNVKILNKSMNSVIKAIESGFVSACHDVSTGGLASCLSEMVVGGRGAEICLYGMGSMRTDFKLFSESNTRWVIEVNKRNEEDFKSLFEGLELIKLGEVKGNRLTIYDGDEMKKYIDLLVSTLYDKWNDKLWDGMG, via the coding sequence ATGACTGAGGAATTTTTCCACAATGTGCATAAAATAAATTTATCCAGTGCCAATGATGAAGAATTGATGGCCATAAGCAGGGATATGGGGCTCGCACTCAGCCTCGACGAAATGAAGCGAATAAAGGAATATTTTAACAAAAGACGGCGTAACCCCACAGATTTGGAATTACAGGCTCTTGGCCAGGCATGGAGCGAACATTGCTGTTACAAGTCTTCGGAGGTGGTATTGAAAGAGAATATATATGGCATTGAAGAAGAAAAAATTGCAGCCAGGGAAGATGCCGGTGTCATTAAATTTGATGATGAACATTACTACGTTGTGGCGTTGGAATCACACAATCATCCTTCGGCAATAGAACCCTATGGCGGAGCAGCCACAGGCATAGGCGGCATTGTGAGAGACGTACTCTGCATGGGCGCCCAGCCCGTTGCACTGGTCGACCCTCTTTTCTTCGGAACGTTAAATTACGACTACAAAAAATTGCCAAAGGGAGTGAAGCATCCCCGATACCTGTTCAAGCGGGTTGTGGAAGGAATAAGGGACTATGGAAACAGAATAGGCATACCAACCGTTTCCGGCCAGGTTTATTTCCATGATGGGTACATAGGCAACTGTCTGGTGAACGTGGGATGCATCGGCATAGTAAAGAAAAAAAATCTTATCCACAGCCGTGTAAAAAATCCTGGCGACATATACGTCTATGCGGGCGGCAGGACTGGAAGAGATGGCATACACGGCGTAACATTTGCTTCCGAGGAACTCAAAGAAGAATCCGAGGAAAAATCAATTTCTGCCGTTCAACTTGGAGACCCGATTACGAAGGAGCCACTCATACATGCATGTCTTGAATGTACCGAAGAAGGAATTGTCGAAGGAATGAAGGATATGGGCGGCGGCGGGTTATCATGCGTCTGTGGAGAACTTGCATACGATGCTGGATACGGGGTAGAGATACACCTCGACAGAATTCCGTTAAAGGAGGAGGATATGGCCCCATGGGAAATATGGGTATCGGAATCACAGGAAAGGATGATGCTCACAGTAAAAGAGGAAAATGTTGAAAAAGCCCTTTCAATATTTGAAAAATGGGATGTGGAAGCCGTTCCTGTAGGCAGAGTTATAAAAGAGCCTTTCGTTCGCGTATTTTACAAGGGAAAGATGGTGGGGGAGCTGGATTTAAGGTTTCAGGTTGCAGGCCCATTGTACAAAAGACCATGGAAAAAACCCGTAAGCAAAGAAAGAAACGACCCTGATTTTGACATGCCCGACGTTGAGAAAATGCTGCTCAAAATCCTTTCATCCCTCAACGCATCCTCCAGGGAATGGATAATCCGGCAATACGACTTCGAGGTAAGAGGGAATACATCTATAAAGCCGCTTCAGGGGGAAATCGGGCGGCAGACTCACGGTGATGCGGCTGTCATCAAGCCGCTGTGCGATTCGTATAAAGGGCTTGCAATAACATCAGATGTAAATCCGTATTTCATGTCCATGAATCCGTATCCGGGTGCCCGCTCAGCCGTAGATGAAGCATGCAGAAATCTGGCAGCCGTCGGAGCACACCCCGATTCAATTGGAGACTGCCTTAATTTTGGCAATCCAGAAAAGCCCGAAAGGATGGGCGAACTTTATGAGGCAACAAGAGGACTTGCCGAGATGGCAAGATCGCTTCGTCTTCCATTCATTTCCGGCAACGTGAGCCTTTATAATGAAACAGCAGATGGATCGGTGCCCCCAACGCCAACAATAATGGGCATAGGCATTGTTGACGACATAAGAAAATGTGTCACATCAAATTTTAAGGTGGACGGAAATATTATTTACCTTGTTGGAACGACCAATAAAGAGATGGGAGGAAGCGAATATTATCAGGCAATGAACATGCCCGGAGGAAAAGTACCGGGAAGCAATGTAAAAATATTGAATAAGAGCATGAATTCCGTCATAAAAGCCATAGAATCTGGATTTGTTTCAGCGTGCCACGATGTATCTACAGGAGGACTTGCATCCTGCCTTTCCGAAATGGTCGTGGGGGGCAGAGGGGCCGAGATATGCCTTTATGGGATGGGGAGCATGAGAACAGACTTTAAACTCTTTTCCGAGTCAAATACCAGATGGGTGATAGAAGTTAATAAAAGAAATGAAGAGGATTTCAAGAGTCTTTTTGAAGGGTTGGAATTGATAAAACTGGGAGAAGTCAAAGGCAACAGATTAACCATATACGATGGAGATGAGATGAAAAAGTACATTGATTTGCTCGTAAGCACGTTGTATGATAAATGGAACGACAAATTATGGGATGGTATGGGCTAA
- a CDS encoding UbiX family flavin prenyltransferase, translating into MKKVILAVTGASGIIYGIRSLEELKKAGCNVYLIISENAKKIIKYETEYDLKKLVASVDEYFEENDMTSKLASGSFQYDYAVIAPCSMKTMGAIANGYTSNLITRMAMCTLKEERKLILVPRETPLDLISLENMIKLKKSGAVILPAMPAFYHKPKQIDDVVNHIVGKILDQLGIEHSLFKRWDC; encoded by the coding sequence ATGAAAAAAGTTATTCTTGCCGTTACCGGTGCATCTGGAATTATATACGGAATAAGATCTCTTGAAGAGTTAAAAAAAGCCGGCTGCAATGTTTATCTCATAATATCAGAAAATGCAAAGAAAATAATAAAATATGAAACTGAATATGATTTAAAAAAATTGGTTGCCAGTGTAGATGAGTATTTTGAGGAAAATGACATGACGTCCAAACTGGCCAGTGGCTCGTTTCAATATGATTATGCTGTAATTGCGCCCTGCAGTATGAAAACGATGGGAGCGATCGCCAATGGATATACTAGTAATTTAATTACAAGAATGGCAATGTGCACATTAAAGGAAGAAAGAAAGCTGATTCTTGTCCCGAGGGAAACGCCGCTTGATCTGATAAGCCTTGAGAATATGATAAAGCTTAAAAAAAGCGGTGCTGTAATATTGCCCGCAATGCCTGCATTTTATCATAAGCCCAAGCAAATAGACGATGTTGTAAATCATATTGTAGGTAAGATACTGGATCAACTGGGCATAGAACATTCACTGTTTAAAAGATGGGATTGTTAG
- the ftsY gene encoding signal recognition particle-docking protein FtsY: MFKFLKKKFKNFEEAVEGQVKKAVVEEPSEKERSVDKKIEEELRKTLELGKEFGETRKATLSLSEKKLDELLWDLEMGLLEADVALPVVEDIKNSVKGQLPYIKRKNAGEAVRETLKKAIEKILSSNGKDFDTFIKESNKPVVLMFVGVNGTGKTTTIAKLAHQLKKKGLSSVMGACDTFRAGAIEQLEMHANKIGVKLIKHSAGADPAAVAYDSVEHAKAKHKDVVLLDTAGRMQTNINLMDEMKKIKKVAKPDMIVFVGDALTGNDAVEQAKRFDEVVGIDGIILNKVDADAKGGAALSIAYTIGKPLLFIGNGQGYDDQIAFTPEWMTERLFD, translated from the coding sequence ATGTTCAAATTTTTGAAGAAGAAATTTAAAAATTTTGAGGAGGCAGTAGAAGGGCAGGTCAAAAAGGCGGTAGTTGAGGAACCATCTGAAAAGGAAAGAAGTGTGGACAAAAAAATAGAGGAGGAGTTGAGAAAAACACTGGAACTGGGGAAGGAATTTGGCGAGACAAGGAAGGCAACATTATCCCTGAGCGAGAAAAAACTGGATGAACTCTTATGGGATTTGGAGATGGGGCTTCTTGAAGCTGATGTCGCTCTTCCTGTTGTGGAGGACATAAAGAACAGCGTGAAGGGGCAGTTGCCATATATCAAAAGAAAAAATGCGGGCGAGGCGGTGAGAGAAACCCTCAAGAAAGCAATAGAAAAAATTTTATCATCCAATGGAAAGGATTTTGATACATTTATAAAAGAAAGTAATAAGCCCGTCGTCTTAATGTTTGTTGGCGTCAACGGCACTGGAAAAACAACCACTATAGCAAAACTTGCTCACCAGCTGAAGAAGAAAGGTTTGAGCTCTGTCATGGGTGCATGCGATACGTTCAGGGCTGGGGCGATAGAGCAGCTGGAAATGCATGCCAATAAGATTGGGGTGAAATTGATAAAACACTCGGCTGGGGCCGACCCTGCCGCCGTTGCCTACGATTCTGTCGAGCATGCAAAGGCAAAGCACAAGGATGTTGTTTTACTCGATACAGCGGGAAGAATGCAGACCAATATAAATCTCATGGATGAGATGAAAAAAATAAAAAAAGTTGCAAAGCCGGACATGATTGTTTTTGTGGGTGACGCATTGACGGGTAATGACGCGGTGGAGCAGGCAAAGAGATTTGATGAGGTTGTTGGGATAGACGGCATTATACTGAACAAGGTGGATGCGGATGCAAAAGGAGGGGCAGCACTTTCTATCGCATATACAATTGGAAAACCGCTTCTTTTCATAGGAAATGGGCAGGGATATGACGACCAGATCGCCTTTACCCCTGAATGGATGACTGAAAGGCTCTTTGACTAA